One Phaseolus vulgaris cultivar G19833 chromosome 4, P. vulgaris v2.0, whole genome shotgun sequence DNA window includes the following coding sequences:
- the LOC137837296 gene encoding probable carboxylesterase 18 — translation MTSQIPKPKLSLPLRTRVALFFSSAVTDFSRRSDGSVNRGLMKLVDYKSRPKTKSVKGVSTKDVTVDASRDLWFRIFTPTASSGDGVVPVVIYFHGGGFAFHSPDSYGYDPLCRGFCRQINAIVVSVNYRRTPEHRFPSQYDDGEDVLKFLDENPAVLPEKADLSKCFLAGDSAGGNLAHHVAVRVAKSGLREVRVVGLVSIQPWFGGEERTAAEVKFKGARLVSTSRTDWLWRVFLPEGSDRDHWAANVSGANSEDLTGLDFPDTLVFVGGFDPLQDWQRRYYEWLRKSGKKAQLIEYPTMIHAFCIFPELPETSQLISQVKDFIANRISDLK, via the coding sequence ATGACTTCTCAAATACCAAAACCAAAGCTTTCTCTGCCTCTCAGAACCCGAGTTGCATTATTCTTTTCCTCTGCCGTAACGGATTTCTCGCGTCGCTCTGACGGCTCCGTTAATCGTGGTTTAATGAAGCTCGTCGATTATAAGTCCCGACCCAAAACCAAATCCGTTAAAGGCGTTTCTACTAAAGACGTCACAGTTGACGCCAGCAGAGACCTCTGGTTTCGTATCTTCACACCCACTGCCTCCTCCGGTGACGGAGTTGTTCCCGTCGTCATTTACTTCCACGGCGGCGGCTTCGCTTTCCACTCGCCGGACTCGTATGGGTATGACCCCTTGTGCCGGGGATTCTGCCGTCAAATCAATGCCATTGTTGTCTCCGTGAACTATCGCCGCACGCCGGAGCACCGGTTCCCTTCCCAATACGACGACGGCGAGGACGTCCTCAAGTTCCTTGACGAGAATCCCGCTGTGCTTCCGGAAAAGGCGGACTTGTCAAAGTGCTTCCTCGCCGGTGACAGCGCCGGCGGGAATCTAGCTCACCATGTAGCAGTTCGGGTCGCCAAGTCGGGGCTCCGGGAAGTTCGGGTCGTCGGGTTAGTTTCCATTCAGCCGTGGTTTGGAGGGGAGGAGCGTACTGCCGCGGAGGTGAAATTTAAGGGGGCACGTCTGGTGTCGACATCAAGAACCGATTGGCTGTGGAGGGTGTTTTTGCCGGAGGGATCAGATCGCGATCACTGGGCAGCAAATGTGAGCGGAGCGAATTCGGAGGATTTGACGGGTCTGGATTTCCCGGATACCCTTGTGTTTGTGGGTGGATTTGACCCGTTACAAGATTGGCAAAGAAGATATTATGAGTGGTTAAGAAAATCAGGAAAAAAGGCACAATTGATTGAGTATCCTACCATGATTCATGCATTTTGTATTTTCCCTGAATTGCCAGAGACATCACAATTGATCTCACAAGTTAAAGATTTTATCGCCAACAGAATCTCTGATTTGAAATGA